One Triticum dicoccoides isolate Atlit2015 ecotype Zavitan chromosome 5B, WEW_v2.0, whole genome shotgun sequence genomic window carries:
- the LOC119311974 gene encoding tuliposide A-converting enzyme 2, chloroplastic-like → MATRALFVSLLLALCSALGEGVSALRGRANGDAVKFDFTPFLIQYQSGRVQRLMGTSVVPSSVDARTGVASTDVVVDQGTGLAVRLYRPSRRGRLPVLLYFHGGAFVVESAFGPVYHNYLNVLAARAGVIAVSVNYRLAPEHTLPAAYDDSWTALQWVLSNARNGSGYGASWLYKHGDMSRLFVGGDSAGGNIAHNLAMRVGQQGLGQDDGKGRIKGVALLDPYFLGGHAGPWAERSWGFICAGRYGTEHPYVDPMALPADAWRRLGAGRVLVTKSGQDGLGPWQRAYVDALRGSGWGGQARLYETPGEGHCYFLNNLQSPKAAAHMATVAGFLS, encoded by the coding sequence ATGGCCACGCGAGCTCtgttcgtctccctcctcctcgcgctctgcTCGGCTCTCGGGGAGGGGGTCTCGGCATTGCGCGGCCGCGCCAACGGCGACGCGGTCAAgttcgacttcacgcccttcctcaTCCAGTACCAGAGCGGGCGGGTGCAGCGGCTGATGGGCACCAGCGTGGTGCCGTCGTCCGTGGACGCGCGCACCGGCGTCGCCTCCACCGACGTCGTCGTCGAccagggcacgggcctcgccgtcaGGCTCtaccgcccgagccgccgcggcAGGCTCCCCGTGCTCCTCTACTTCCACGGCGGCGCGTTCGTCGTCGAGTCGGCCTTCGGCCCCGTCTACCACAACTACCTCAACGTGCTGGCGGCCAGGGCGGGCGTCATCGCCGTGTCGGTGAACTACCGCCTCGCGCCGGAGCACACGCTCCCGGCCGCCTACGACGACTCGTGGACGGCGCTCCAATGGGTGCTCTCCAACGCTCGCAACGGCTCCGGCTACGGCGCGTCCTGGCTCTACAAGCACGGGGACATGTCCCGGCTGTTCGTTGGCGGGGACAGCGCCGGCGGCAACATCGCGCACAACCTCGCAATGCGCGTGGGGCAGCAGGGCCTGGGCCAGGACGACGGCAAAGGGCGGATCAAGGGCGTGGCGCTGCTGGACCCGTACTTCCTGGGCGGGCACGCGGGCCCGTGGGCGGAGCGATCGTGGGGGTTCATCTGCGCGGGGCGGTACGGGACGGAGCACCCGTACGTGGACCCGATGGCGCTGCCGGCGGACGCGTGGCGGCGGCTCGGCGCTGGGCGCGTGCTGGTGACCAAGTCGGGGCAGGACGGTCTGGGGCCGTGGCAGCGCGCGTACGTGGACGCGCTCCGGGGCAGCGGCTGGGGCGGGCAGGCGCGGCTGTACGAGACGCCCGGCGAGGGGCACTGCTACTTCCTCAACAACCTCCAGTCGCCCAAGGCCGCCGCGCATATGGCCACCGTCGCCGGGTTCCTCAGCTAG